From Selenomonas sp. AB3002, one genomic window encodes:
- a CDS encoding GGDEF domain-containing protein has product MSARSVKTKLFFILALLGAIPFIVTIAFIGWRNVIHLEQYARINNWNKNIAIKEHLAQELDKNFYVLRSLSVAPALKQYLETRDPMMEGILKELMSNSSEVFHDPNPLAVTDDNGIQLIRTDGAPKVNISQRKPFQEAMAGHEYISDAMISMSTGGTMITMVVPVFNRQHKVMGLVQRNFDLDTVQSFIQTQKTEQTSIIIADRENNIISHTEDERYTKGMDVSLEVRQISEALDWGDGVIRLNLNGEDCLATLSRGQRSGWSIITITPYKYIWSDVHEAISRGIILGLLLLLLVTTIAYLIASRVTRPLQEINNVVSNLASGNADIDMVHLYSDDELGEISHAINEMRNRHEILNKEAKTDKLTGLLNQMSIEEICRRKLHNYEETVTPGLIAICIVDIDHFQRANREEGRQYGDKVLQEFARGLKDTFSERDSIGRLEADEFVVVLDNQPDKETIKKKVARINEVARNIVVNGENAGLTASIGVAIAPHNGKTYNHLFHAADLALFDVKEHGRDSYKLADEMEG; this is encoded by the coding sequence ATGAGCGCAAGAAGCGTCAAGACCAAACTATTCTTTATACTAGCCCTGCTGGGAGCCATCCCTTTCATTGTCACCATCGCCTTCATTGGCTGGCGCAATGTGATTCATTTGGAACAGTACGCCAGGATAAACAACTGGAACAAGAATATTGCCATCAAGGAGCATCTGGCGCAGGAACTGGACAAGAATTTCTACGTACTGCGTTCCCTGTCAGTGGCCCCTGCTCTGAAACAATATCTTGAAACCAGGGACCCCATGATGGAAGGCATCTTGAAAGAGTTGATGAGCAATTCCAGCGAAGTCTTCCATGACCCCAATCCCCTGGCCGTCACGGACGATAACGGCATACAGCTTATCCGCACCGATGGAGCTCCCAAGGTGAATATCTCACAACGCAAGCCTTTCCAGGAGGCCATGGCAGGTCACGAGTACATCTCCGATGCCATGATCAGCATGTCCACTGGCGGCACCATGATAACCATGGTAGTCCCCGTCTTCAATCGCCAGCATAAGGTCATGGGCCTGGTGCAGCGTAATTTCGACCTGGATACGGTGCAAAGCTTTATCCAGACCCAGAAAACCGAACAGACATCCATCATCATCGCAGACCGGGAAAACAACATCATCTCCCATACCGAAGACGAAAGATACACCAAGGGCATGGATGTTTCTCTAGAAGTCCGGCAAATCTCCGAAGCCCTGGACTGGGGCGATGGCGTCATCCGCTTGAATCTCAACGGAGAGGACTGCCTGGCCACACTCTCCCGGGGCCAGCGCTCAGGCTGGAGCATTATCACCATCACGCCTTACAAATACATCTGGTCAGATGTGCATGAAGCCATCTCCAGAGGAATCATCCTGGGTCTGCTGCTCCTGCTGCTGGTGACCACCATAGCCTATCTGATTGCCTCCCGCGTCACCAGACCCCTGCAGGAAATCAACAACGTTGTTTCCAATCTTGCCAGCGGCAATGCCGACATAGACATGGTCCATCTCTACTCCGATGACGAGCTGGGAGAAATTTCCCATGCCATCAACGAAATGCGCAACAGACACGAAATACTGAACAAAGAAGCCAAGACAGACAAGCTCACAGGCCTGCTCAATCAGATGTCCATAGAGGAGATATGCCGCAGGAAACTGCACAACTACGAAGAAACCGTCACCCCTGGCCTGATAGCTATCTGCATCGTGGATATCGACCACTTCCAGAGAGCTAACCGCGAGGAGGGACGTCAGTACGGTGACAAGGTCCTGCAGGAATTTGCCAGAGGGCTCAAGGATACCTTCTCTGAGAGAGATTCCATCGGACGCCTGGAGGCTGATGAGTTCGTCGTCGTCCTGGACAATCAGCCCGACAAGGAAACCATCAAGAAGAAGGTCGCCCGCATCAATGAGGTTGCCCGGAACATTGTTGTCAACGGAGAGAACGCAGGTCTCACCGCCAGCATCGGCGTGGCCATCGCCCCCCACAATGGCAAAACCTACAACCACCTCTTCCACGCTGCTGACCTGGCCCTCTTCGATGTAAAAGAGCATGGCAGGGACAGCTACAAGCTGGCAGATGAGATGGAAGGATAA
- a CDS encoding GGDEF domain-containing protein, with translation MSTKRVKTKLFLILALLGAIPFIAAIAFIGWRGVNHMEQHTMTDNWNKNLAIKEHLSQELDKNFYVLRSLSVSPAMKIYLTDPANHHVEEILTKLLMGSNYTFQDTNPIAVTDLNGLQLIRTDNAPHVNTSSRKYFQEAAAGHEYVSDAMIAMSTGEQIFVQIVPVYNDSHRVIGTVQRNLSLERIQNFLDTQNTDDLDIIIMDREDNVIISTEDETYAKGKSMSGEVRQISETLNWEDGMTRLNLNGEDCVATFSRGQRTGWSIVTISPYSRIFSTINDVIARGAILGLLLMLLVNLVAYMLASRITRPLQNINKVVSNMATGDAHAHTSQTNDYSDDELGEISQAINEMRHIHEALSREAKTDKLTGLFNQYAVEEICRRKLREYEEVANPGLIAICIVDIDHFKQANREEGRNYGDRILQEFARCLKSSFSEQDCIGRLEADEFIVVLANQPDRETIMKKAAQINEIARNIIINGEKAGLTASIGVAIAPYNGKTYNHLFHAADLALYDVKENARDSYKIADE, from the coding sequence ATGAGCACTAAACGCGTCAAAACAAAACTATTTTTGATCCTGGCTCTTCTGGGAGCTATCCCCTTCATTGCCGCCATTGCCTTCATCGGCTGGCGCGGTGTGAACCACATGGAGCAGCACACCATGACAGACAACTGGAACAAGAACCTTGCCATCAAGGAACACTTGAGCCAGGAACTGGACAAAAATTTCTATGTACTCCGCTCCTTGTCAGTATCTCCTGCCATGAAGATATATCTCACCGACCCTGCCAACCATCACGTTGAGGAAATCCTGACCAAACTGCTCATGGGTTCCAACTACACTTTCCAGGACACCAATCCCATAGCCGTCACGGACCTCAACGGCCTGCAGCTTATCCGCACCGACAATGCCCCCCATGTGAACACCTCCTCGCGCAAGTATTTCCAGGAGGCTGCAGCCGGGCACGAATACGTTTCGGATGCCATGATTGCCATGTCCACCGGTGAACAGATATTTGTGCAGATAGTCCCTGTCTACAATGACAGCCATCGTGTCATAGGCACGGTTCAAAGGAATTTAAGCCTTGAAAGGATACAGAATTTCCTCGATACCCAAAATACCGATGATCTCGACATCATCATCATGGACCGTGAAGACAATGTCATCATCAGCACTGAGGACGAAACCTACGCCAAGGGCAAGAGCATGTCCGGGGAAGTCAGGCAGATTTCCGAAACCCTGAACTGGGAAGATGGCATGACCAGACTCAATCTGAACGGAGAAGACTGCGTAGCCACCTTCTCCCGCGGTCAGCGCACAGGCTGGAGCATCGTCACGATCTCACCCTACAGCCGCATCTTTTCGACCATCAATGATGTCATAGCCAGAGGTGCCATCCTGGGGCTCCTGCTCATGCTATTGGTGAACCTGGTTGCTTATATGCTGGCCAGCCGCATCACCAGGCCCTTGCAGAATATTAACAAAGTAGTCAGCAATATGGCCACTGGCGATGCCCACGCCCATACGAGCCAGACCAACGATTACTCCGATGACGAGCTGGGAGAGATTTCCCAGGCCATCAATGAAATGCGCCATATACACGAAGCTCTCAGCAGAGAGGCAAAAACAGACAAACTCACAGGCCTTTTCAATCAGTACGCCGTAGAGGAGATTTGCCGCAGGAAACTCAGGGAATATGAAGAAGTTGCAAATCCCGGGCTCATAGCTATCTGCATCGTGGACATCGACCACTTCAAGCAGGCCAACCGTGAGGAAGGTCGTAACTACGGTGACAGGATTTTGCAGGAATTTGCCAGATGTCTCAAGTCCAGTTTCTCCGAGCAGGACTGCATCGGCCGTCTGGAGGCTGACGAGTTTATCGTTGTCCTCGCCAACCAGCCCGACAGGGAAACTATCATGAAGAAAGCAGCGCAAATCAACGAAATCGCCCGCAATATCATCATAAACGGAGAAAAAGCAGGCCTTACGGCCAGCATAGGCGTAGCCATCGCCCCCTATAATGGCAAGACCTACAACCACCTCTTCCACGCAGCTGACCTGGCTCTGTACGATGTGAAGGAAAATGCCCGGGACAGCTACAAAATTGCCGACGAATAA
- the cpaB gene encoding Flp pilus assembly protein CpaB, with the protein MFSKILDVLNDLKPKHLLMLAGTTALLMFAVVYFALSGLTEKGAAPVTPAVPQGITRSVVVARDDIQPNTLIQEDMLEIKEMPANVVPKGSIMVMKDILGQPAASTIYAGDILTMSKVFMDKSHTGFSGSIPDNCRAVSVGVSEITGVAGFAKPGDYVDVILVEKSKTGASSRFLLQNVLLLAVNQNAAAKESSQGEETKKAAAKPAIATLALTPDDMLELVSASAVGEIYLALRPFHSKDIYTGFGEFNLKSSQVETVAPAASTMPAQAAPVYQPPVAAAPQPEAPAVSSGIRIIQGDKILGK; encoded by the coding sequence ATGTTTTCCAAGATATTGGATGTTTTGAACGATTTGAAACCAAAGCACTTATTGATGCTGGCGGGGACCACGGCGTTACTCATGTTTGCAGTGGTCTATTTTGCTTTATCTGGACTCACGGAGAAGGGGGCGGCTCCTGTAACACCTGCTGTGCCCCAGGGAATCACCCGCTCCGTAGTGGTGGCCAGGGATGACATACAGCCCAATACCCTCATTCAGGAGGATATGCTGGAGATAAAGGAGATGCCGGCTAACGTCGTACCCAAGGGTTCCATCATGGTCATGAAGGACATCCTGGGACAGCCGGCTGCTTCCACTATCTACGCTGGTGATATCCTCACCATGTCCAAGGTCTTCATGGACAAGAGTCATACAGGCTTTTCCGGCTCCATCCCGGACAACTGCCGGGCAGTGTCCGTGGGAGTAAGCGAGATTACGGGGGTGGCAGGATTTGCCAAGCCCGGGGATTATGTGGACGTAATCCTGGTAGAAAAAAGCAAGACGGGAGCTTCCAGCCGTTTCCTGCTGCAGAATGTGCTTCTGCTGGCGGTGAACCAGAATGCGGCAGCCAAGGAATCTTCTCAGGGGGAAGAAACGAAGAAAGCGGCAGCCAAGCCTGCTATCGCTACCTTGGCTCTGACTCCTGATGATATGCTGGAGCTGGTATCTGCTTCGGCAGTGGGGGAGATATATCTGGCCCTCAGGCCTTTCCACTCCAAAGATATTTACACAGGCTTTGGGGAGTTCAACTTGAAATCCTCACAAGTGGAGACGGTAGCGCCTGCTGCCAGCACGATGCCTGCCCAGGCTGCTCCGGTGTATCAGCCGCCTGTGGCAGCTGCACCGCAGCCTGAGGCTCCTGCAGTCTCGTCCGGCATCCGGATCATACAGGGAGATAAAATACTTGGGAAGTGA
- a CDS encoding pilus assembly protein N-terminal domain-containing protein, with protein MAASCCLMAPSPVFASELISIDMHSSRCISMPDSITQIAVGDPEIATVVEVPATDNEFLLVAHKAGTTSLFVWTASGNRYEYIVGVSPEDAGQAKVIEHVINLPDVHVKMVDGKIMLTGTVENQYERNYAVRTAQLFAKNEDKGGLSVGSNANVQLKTQSSLNREAGQTLGTNEISDDGSVIDLLHMTHPSQIRLEAQVIAINPSDSKDLGIVYGAGSGTELLTSPGIFYDGDSYGSGTTTFAHNPWQWLTDRWGGINMGIRALVTQGKAKILSRPSITTMSGEEAIIQVGGRIPYVSRDSNGSNTKMEDYGIILQFKPVVDEENRIVSSVHTEVSMPNGEAVNGQPIIEIKRADSVVTISSGSTMVIGGLMDSRDSKSVKKFPFLGDIPVIGEFFKYTSHSKDKQELIILVTPRLVDEYDTGYAKMTPDMEELYKQGRHEDAARKDVDLNAPELQDTDDLDEEMPEKRNDITREDSLLGKYLNKDVLHNGTEQDSKQKE; from the coding sequence ATGGCAGCCAGTTGCTGCCTCATGGCACCATCGCCAGTGTTTGCTTCTGAACTTATTTCTATAGATATGCATAGCTCGCGTTGCATCTCCATGCCTGACAGCATCACGCAGATTGCTGTAGGTGACCCGGAGATTGCCACGGTAGTGGAGGTGCCTGCTACAGACAATGAGTTCCTGTTGGTAGCCCACAAGGCTGGCACCACCTCGCTCTTTGTCTGGACGGCTTCCGGCAATCGCTATGAGTATATAGTGGGTGTGTCTCCAGAGGATGCAGGACAGGCCAAGGTCATAGAGCATGTCATCAATCTGCCGGATGTCCATGTGAAGATGGTGGACGGCAAGATCATGCTTACAGGCACGGTGGAAAATCAGTATGAAAGAAATTATGCTGTGCGGACGGCACAGCTCTTTGCCAAAAATGAGGACAAGGGCGGTCTCAGCGTAGGCAGTAATGCTAATGTCCAGCTGAAAACTCAGAGTTCCTTGAACAGAGAGGCTGGACAAACTTTGGGAACAAACGAGATTTCGGATGACGGCTCCGTCATTGATCTGCTGCATATGACCCATCCTTCCCAGATTCGTCTGGAGGCGCAGGTTATAGCCATCAATCCTTCTGACAGCAAGGATTTGGGGATTGTTTATGGTGCTGGTTCTGGCACAGAGCTGTTAACTTCACCGGGAATATTCTACGATGGTGACTCCTATGGCTCAGGGACTACCACCTTTGCGCATAATCCATGGCAATGGCTGACGGACAGGTGGGGCGGTATCAATATGGGCATCCGCGCTCTGGTGACCCAGGGCAAGGCCAAGATACTTTCTCGTCCAAGCATTACAACAATGAGTGGAGAGGAAGCCATTATACAGGTAGGTGGAAGAATTCCATATGTGAGCCGCGACAGCAATGGTTCAAACACAAAGATGGAGGACTACGGTATCATACTTCAGTTTAAACCAGTAGTGGATGAAGAGAACCGCATTGTTTCATCTGTACACACTGAAGTAAGCATGCCGAACGGTGAAGCGGTGAATGGTCAGCCTATCATAGAAATAAAACGGGCAGATTCTGTGGTGACCATATCTTCTGGTTCTACTATGGTCATTGGTGGTTTGATGGATTCCAGAGATTCCAAGAGTGTGAAGAAGTTCCCATTTTTGGGTGACATTCCTGTTATTGGAGAGTTTTTCAAATATACGTCTCATAGCAAGGATAAGCAGGAACTTATCATACTTGTGACACCTCGTCTGGTGGATGAGTATGATACGGGCTACGCCAAAATGACCCCAGATATGGAAGAACTGTACAAACAGGGACGTCATGAAGATGCTGCCAGGAAGGATGTAGACCTTAACGCTCCGGAACTCCAGGACACGGATGACTTAGATGAGGAAATGCCAGAAAAAAGGAACGACATAACAAGAGAAGATTCCCTGTTAGGCAAGTATCTGAATAAGGATGTCCTTCACAACGGTACAGAGCAGGACAGCAAGCAGAAGGAGTGA
- a CDS encoding AAA family ATPase: MEGHRSIVIAVFSTSAGSGKTITAINLAAGLAKEGYQTCLVDLDLQFGDVMGYLDMVSDTTLADAQRALERNAASFRVEDYLTEYSCGGVSFSVLPPPREINDAYMVNVDTVAEIIRRMGSFNFIVLDMTSVFSTLNLVMLDMSTVINFVGVVDFLPAVKNYKVGYDTLLRFEYEERKIRLVENKADEEKYISSRDVERLLGAKFYHRLPSDTGAVTQSIRMGRPLMFAAPLSPLTQSYWQLVGRYTNRDDSAQAQNHPASAQEGKKSRGLSWLLGLGGFAAHGSK; this comes from the coding sequence ATGGAGGGACATAGAAGTATCGTCATTGCTGTCTTCAGCACCTCTGCCGGCAGCGGCAAAACCATAACAGCCATCAATCTGGCGGCAGGTCTGGCCAAAGAGGGCTATCAGACCTGCCTGGTGGACCTTGATCTGCAATTCGGTGATGTGATGGGCTATCTTGACATGGTCAGCGATACGACCCTGGCAGATGCCCAAAGGGCTTTGGAGCGGAATGCAGCTTCCTTTCGGGTGGAGGATTACCTGACGGAATACAGCTGTGGCGGCGTTTCCTTTTCGGTGCTGCCCCCTCCCAGGGAGATAAACGATGCCTACATGGTGAATGTAGACACAGTGGCAGAAATCATCCGCCGCATGGGCAGTTTCAATTTCATCGTGCTGGATATGACGTCTGTCTTCAGTACATTGAACCTCGTGATGCTGGACATGAGCACAGTCATCAATTTTGTGGGCGTGGTGGATTTCCTGCCAGCAGTGAAAAACTACAAGGTGGGCTATGATACTCTCCTGCGTTTCGAGTATGAGGAACGAAAGATCCGCCTGGTGGAAAACAAGGCAGATGAGGAGAAATACATCAGCTCAAGGGATGTGGAGCGTCTCCTGGGAGCGAAATTCTATCACAGGCTCCCCAGTGACACGGGGGCTGTGACTCAGTCCATCCGCATGGGCAGGCCCCTGATGTTCGCTGCTCCCTTGTCTCCCCTCACCCAGAGCTACTGGCAGCTGGTGGGCCGCTATACCAACCGTGATGATTCTGCGCAGGCGCAGAATCATCCAGCTTCTGCCCAGGAGGGCAAGAAGTCCCGTGGCTTGTCCTGGCTGCTGGGGTTGGGCGGCTTTGCGGCTCACGGCAGCAAGTGA
- a CDS encoding MinD/ParA family protein → MKYRTVLVEHESSMLSHLAGALKADSTFDLASTYHSASQALGQSSVFLPNLFIIDVDDNEALSMLPNFISLFPNAAFLGTMEAWKADRAERVIQAGALGCVQKPFRARDILEAIRLYTRRGQKRPTRTMAFFSPKGHSGRTTLASVMAIELAKKSGEAVAIIDADLQFGDVSIFFDAVPQHNVVEASHDIRLLTPAALEPYFQPVGNGIWIMGGPTRPEHAELVEANQLIDVVRMAGSLFRYVLLDLPSGFNPISLALAEFADTDILVSMISSGQEVRHMKRSMKMFHTWDAYGKRIYPLFAGVKNCTSEQKRKIEEEFGRHVTKILPEEKRLTSITGSGRLMKDLPEDMPYVSTVASLANDIVVGRR, encoded by the coding sequence ATGAAATATCGTACAGTGCTGGTTGAGCATGAATCAAGCATGCTTTCTCATTTGGCAGGTGCCCTGAAGGCAGACAGCACTTTTGACCTGGCATCGACTTATCACTCTGCCAGCCAGGCTTTGGGACAGAGCAGCGTGTTTTTGCCAAACCTCTTCATCATTGATGTGGATGACAATGAGGCTCTGAGTATGTTGCCGAATTTCATCAGCTTGTTCCCCAATGCTGCTTTTCTGGGAACCATGGAAGCGTGGAAGGCAGACAGGGCTGAGAGAGTAATACAGGCAGGTGCCCTGGGGTGCGTACAGAAGCCCTTCCGTGCCAGGGATATCCTGGAAGCCATAAGACTATATACACGGCGGGGGCAGAAGCGTCCCACCCGCACCATGGCGTTCTTCAGTCCCAAGGGACATTCAGGCCGGACTACCCTCGCTTCGGTGATGGCCATTGAGTTGGCCAAAAAGAGCGGAGAGGCAGTGGCCATCATAGATGCGGATTTGCAGTTCGGAGATGTGTCTATTTTCTTCGATGCAGTGCCCCAGCATAACGTGGTGGAAGCGTCCCATGATATACGGCTGCTGACTCCTGCCGCGCTGGAGCCTTACTTCCAGCCCGTAGGAAATGGCATTTGGATCATGGGGGGACCCACCAGGCCTGAGCACGCAGAATTGGTAGAAGCCAATCAGCTGATAGATGTGGTGCGCATGGCGGGGAGCCTTTTCCGCTATGTACTGCTGGATCTTCCCTCTGGCTTCAATCCCATTTCGCTGGCTCTGGCGGAGTTTGCAGATACGGATATTCTGGTGTCCATGATCAGCAGCGGCCAGGAAGTCCGTCACATGAAGCGTTCCATGAAGATGTTCCATACCTGGGATGCCTATGGCAAGAGAATTTATCCTCTGTTTGCCGGAGTGAAAAATTGCACTTCTGAGCAAAAAAGAAAAATTGAGGAGGAATTTGGCCGGCATGTGACGAAAATATTACCAGAGGAGAAAAGACTTACCTCTATCACAGGCAGCGGACGACTGATGAAGGATTTGCCGGAAGACATGCCTTATGTGAGTACCGTCGCGAGCCTGGCCAATGACATTGTCGTGGGCAGGAGGTGA
- a CDS encoding type II secretion system F family protein — MVVAIVALMAAMLTFLLMTLLIIYVRQQRRMNIFYRLRRYNIVEAGVTIDEQTPLGDRIRFWLKRAAAPLAELRPIQALDLKMRQAGIPLLGGEFMIFLFGSTGIAALVTWLLTLDGSNAFLIGLLTAGLIWGMVTIRISRRRTAFTEQLGDCLITVANALRAGYSFQQAMEVVAKEMEPPISDEFAQVTREVAMSVPLESALEGMNNRVGSADFDLVVTAVLIQREVGGNLAQILDTISDTIHERIRMKREIYALTAQGRLSAWVLILMPFGLALIMYLFNRESLMLLITEPLGRMALLVSFFLEIIGYVVIQRIVHVDV, encoded by the coding sequence GTGGTTGTTGCTATTGTAGCTTTGATGGCAGCGATGCTGACGTTCTTGCTGATGACATTGCTCATCATCTATGTACGGCAGCAAAGGCGTATGAATATCTTCTACCGCCTGCGTCGCTACAACATAGTGGAAGCCGGAGTGACAATTGACGAGCAGACTCCTCTGGGTGACAGAATCAGATTTTGGCTGAAAAGGGCGGCAGCTCCCTTGGCGGAGTTGCGTCCCATACAGGCTCTCGACCTGAAAATGCGTCAGGCAGGCATTCCCCTGTTGGGAGGAGAGTTCATGATTTTCCTCTTTGGCAGTACTGGTATAGCTGCTCTGGTTACCTGGTTGCTGACCCTGGATGGCAGTAATGCATTCCTCATTGGTCTTTTGACGGCAGGCCTTATCTGGGGCATGGTGACCATAAGGATCAGCCGTCGCCGCACTGCTTTTACCGAGCAGTTGGGTGACTGTCTGATTACCGTGGCCAACGCCCTTAGGGCTGGCTACAGCTTCCAGCAGGCTATGGAGGTGGTGGCCAAGGAGATGGAGCCTCCCATCAGCGATGAGTTTGCCCAGGTCACCCGAGAAGTTGCCATGAGCGTGCCCCTGGAATCAGCTTTGGAAGGCATGAACAATCGGGTAGGCAGTGCTGATTTCGACCTGGTGGTGACAGCGGTGCTGATTCAGCGAGAGGTAGGTGGCAATCTGGCTCAGATTCTCGATACCATCAGCGATACTATCCATGAGCGTATCCGCATGAAGCGCGAGATTTACGCTCTGACAGCACAGGGCAGGCTTTCGGCCTGGGTGTTGATACTGATGCCTTTTGGTTTGGCTCTTATTATGTACCTGTTCAATAGGGAAAGTCTGATGTTGCTTATAACAGAACCGCTAGGACGTATGGCTCTGTTGGTGTCGTTCTTCCTTGAGATTATCGGCTATGTGGTAATCCAGCGGATTGTCCATGTAGATGTATAA
- a CDS encoding TadE family protein: protein MKGQKGQSVVEFALVLPIFLLIILGVVYGGLAYADYLQYSTAVREAARDISVKDSAKRSATVAGLNSNNAATVQEYADPLTKLYKATFSVRPFVRNQDGSETVTDINSADFVTVKAEFVLNNTNISVLPATLKAVQCTMPVER from the coding sequence ATGAAAGGACAAAAAGGGCAGTCAGTGGTGGAATTTGCTCTGGTATTGCCGATATTCCTCCTGATAATATTAGGCGTGGTGTATGGTGGTTTGGCCTATGCAGATTATCTGCAATACAGTACAGCGGTGCGGGAGGCTGCCAGGGATATTTCAGTGAAGGACAGTGCAAAGCGCAGTGCCACTGTGGCAGGGCTTAACAGTAACAATGCCGCTACAGTGCAGGAGTATGCTGACCCTCTGACAAAGCTGTATAAAGCCACTTTTTCCGTGCGTCCTTTTGTGCGCAATCAGGATGGATCTGAAACTGTGACAGATATCAACAGCGCAGATTTTGTGACGGTGAAGGCGGAGTTTGTTCTGAATAATACAAACATAAGTGTCCTGCCTGCGACACTCAAGGCTGTGCAATGCACTATGCCTGTGGAAAGATAA
- a CDS encoding CpaF family protein, which yields MASAFAARRNAAVEVDQIQELRLAVHRRIVDEMTVAEHQLLLQGSVAKEQIQNLISTYFDREMSNHSYALSRADRLALIEDICDEILGLGPLEPLLKDNTITEIMVNGPRDIFVERAGKLLLTESRFYDEAHLMNIIERILAPLGRRVDESSPLVDARLADGSRVNIIIPPLSLVGPAVTIRKFSQKALSVEDLMNYGTLNEDMADFLEACVRARLNILVSGGTGSGKTTTLNVLSSFIPATDRIVTIEDAAELRLQQRHVVTLESRPANIEGTGAITIRDLVRNALRMRPDRIIVGEVRSGEALDMLQAMNTGHDGSLTTAHANSPRDVLSRLETMTLMAGMELPVRAVRTQISSAIDLILQQSRIKDGTRKITHITEVQGMEGDTIILQELFRYVQDYIDESGKSVGHFESTGMQPAFMEKFRMNGVKLPRNLFAGGH from the coding sequence ATGGCTTCTGCCTTCGCAGCCAGGCGAAATGCTGCTGTGGAGGTAGACCAGATTCAGGAACTGAGACTGGCGGTTCATCGTCGCATCGTGGACGAAATGACGGTGGCAGAGCATCAGCTGCTATTGCAAGGCTCAGTGGCCAAGGAACAGATTCAAAATCTGATTTCCACTTATTTTGACAGGGAGATGTCCAATCATTCCTATGCTCTGTCCAGGGCAGACAGGCTGGCGCTGATAGAGGATATCTGTGACGAAATCCTTGGTCTTGGTCCTCTGGAACCCTTGCTGAAAGATAACACCATCACAGAAATCATGGTCAATGGTCCGCGTGATATCTTCGTGGAGCGGGCAGGCAAGCTGCTCCTTACGGAGTCGCGTTTTTATGATGAAGCTCACCTGATGAATATCATCGAGCGCATTCTGGCTCCTCTGGGCAGGAGAGTTGATGAGTCGTCACCTCTTGTGGATGCCCGTCTGGCTGATGGCTCACGCGTGAATATCATCATTCCTCCCCTGTCTCTGGTGGGACCAGCGGTGACCATCCGCAAGTTCTCACAGAAGGCATTATCGGTGGAAGATCTGATGAACTATGGTACTCTGAATGAGGATATGGCAGACTTTTTGGAGGCCTGTGTCAGGGCGCGGCTGAACATTCTGGTATCCGGAGGTACAGGCTCCGGCAAGACAACCACGCTGAATGTGCTGTCTTCCTTCATCCCTGCCACTGACCGCATTGTGACCATCGAGGATGCAGCCGAGCTAAGGCTGCAGCAGCGCCATGTAGTGACTTTGGAATCCCGGCCTGCCAATATCGAGGGCACAGGTGCCATTACCATCCGCGACCTGGTACGCAATGCTTTGCGTATGCGCCCTGACCGCATTATCGTTGGTGAGGTTCGCTCTGGTGAGGCCCTGGATATGCTTCAGGCCATGAATACGGGGCATGATGGCTCACTTACCACGGCTCATGCCAACAGTCCCCGCGATGTGTTGTCACGTTTGGAGACTATGACATTGATGGCAGGTATGGAACTGCCTGTGCGGGCTGTGCGTACCCAGATTTCCTCTGCTATCGACCTTATCCTGCAACAGTCCCGCATCAAGGATGGTACGCGCAAGATTACCCATATTACAGAGGTGCAGGGCATGGAGGGGGACACCATCATCCTCCAGGAACTTTTCCGCTATGTGCAGGATTATATTGACGAAAGCGGGAAGTCAGTGGGGCATTTCGAATCCACAGGGATGCAGCCAGCCTTCATGGAAAAATTCCGCATGAATGGCGTGAAACTTCCCAGAAACCTGTTTGCCGGAGGACATTGA